From the Lolium rigidum isolate FL_2022 chromosome 2, APGP_CSIRO_Lrig_0.1, whole genome shotgun sequence genome, one window contains:
- the LOC124687652 gene encoding transcription factor MYB30-like — protein MGRAPCCEKMGLKRGPWTAEEDMTLVAHIEQHGHSNWRALPKQAGLLRCGKSCRLRWINYLRPDIKRGNFSSEEEDAIIQLHTMLGNRWSTIAARLPGRTDNEIKNVWHTHLKKRLESSGKPQGATSAQKRKPKKPVAVAPSEGPASEPASSPEQSLSTSSDSDDSMATSVENTGSSTSGEFQIDDSFWSETLAMTVDSSMEAGDPFGCASPTSSNNEMDFWVRLFMQAGDLQSLSQI, from the coding sequence ATGGGGAGGGCGCCGTGCTGCGAGAAGATGGGTCTCAAGAGGGGCCCGTGGACGGCGGAGGAGGACATGACCCTGGTCGCTCATATCGAGCAGCACGGGCACAGCAACTGGCGGGCGCTGCCGAAGCAGGCCGGGCTGCTGCGCTGCGGCAAGAGCTGCCGCCTCCGGTGGATCAACTACCTTCGTCCGGACATCAAGCGCGGCAACTTCAGCAGCGAGGAAGAGGACGCCATCATCCAGCTCCACACCATGCTCGGCAACAGATGGTCGACGATCGCCGCGAGGCTGCCGGGGAGAACCGACAACGAGATCAAGAATGTTTGGCACACGCACCTCAAGAAGCGACTTGAGTCTTCAGGTAAACCACAAGGCGCAACCAGTGCGCAGAAGCGCAAACCCAAGAAGCCTGTTGCTGTGGCTCCATCAGAGGGCCCGGCCTCCGAGCCGGCTTCGTCGCCGGAGCAGTCCCTGTCGACGTCGTCCGACAGCGACGACTCAATGGCCACGTCAGTGGAGAACACGGGCAGCTCCACCTCGGGCGAGTTCCAGATCGACGACAGCTTCTGGTCGGAGACGCTGGCAATGACGGTGGACAGCTCCATGGAAGCCGGCGACCCCTTCGGTTGTGCTTCGCCGACCTCGAGCAACAACGAGATGGATTTCTGGGTCAGACTGTTCATGCAGGCTGGTGACTTGCAGAGCCTGTCTCAGATTTAG